Proteins from one Legionella taurinensis genomic window:
- a CDS encoding Gfo/Idh/MocA family protein — protein sequence MSVLRCAVIGVGYLGRFHAQKYKMLPDVELVGVCDVNQTASDAVAQELGVPAYYDFADLLGQVDAVSIAATTTQHFEIAKQCLSRGIHVLIEKPITETIEQADELIALAEQHQVKLQVGHLERFNSAHIALQKYLVKPLFIESQRLAPFNPRGADVNVILDLMIHDIDLIQSIVKSSIVHIDAHGAPVLSSAIDIANVRITFANHCVANVTASRISFKTERKTRIFQPDCYISVDYHAKQFALFRKGQEEMFPGIPNVVCEESTFEKSDALLEEIKSFVTAIKENSTPLVTGVDGRNALATATQITSLILSRLVS from the coding sequence ATGAGTGTTTTACGATGTGCCGTGATTGGGGTTGGCTACCTGGGTCGATTCCATGCTCAAAAATACAAAATGCTGCCCGATGTGGAATTGGTGGGTGTCTGTGATGTGAATCAAACCGCTTCCGATGCCGTTGCCCAGGAGTTAGGTGTACCTGCCTATTATGATTTTGCCGATCTTTTGGGTCAGGTGGATGCCGTCAGTATCGCGGCCACCACCACGCAACATTTTGAGATTGCCAAACAATGCTTGAGCCGCGGTATCCATGTCCTCATTGAAAAACCCATCACCGAAACCATCGAACAGGCCGATGAGCTCATCGCCCTGGCTGAACAGCATCAGGTGAAGCTGCAGGTCGGCCATCTGGAGCGCTTTAACTCCGCGCACATTGCCTTGCAAAAATACCTGGTTAAACCCCTGTTCATTGAATCGCAACGCTTAGCCCCGTTTAATCCGCGAGGCGCGGATGTGAATGTGATTCTGGATCTGATGATCCATGATATCGATTTGATTCAATCCATTGTTAAAAGTTCAATTGTTCACATTGATGCCCATGGTGCACCCGTGCTTTCATCGGCCATTGATATTGCCAATGTCCGAATCACGTTCGCAAATCACTGTGTCGCCAATGTCACAGCAAGCCGTATCAGTTTTAAAACTGAGCGTAAAACGCGTATTTTTCAGCCTGATTGCTACATTTCTGTTGATTACCATGCCAAGCAGTTTGCTCTGTTCCGTAAAGGTCAGGAAGAAATGTTTCCCGGTATTCCCAATGTGGTTTGTGAGGAATCCACTTTTGAAAAAAGCGATGCCCTGCTCGAAGAGATCAAATCGTTTGTCACTGCGATTAAAGAAAACAGCACACCGCTGGTAACGGGGGTGGATGGCCGCAACGCGCTGGCTACGGCGACTCAGATTACCTCGTTAATCCTCTCCCGCCTAGTGTCCTGA
- the rnhB gene encoding ribonuclease HII, translated as MENYSAGVDEVGRGPLAGPVVTAAVILKRPLEGLTDSKKLTPKKRKTLAEQIKEAAVCFAYGRAEVSEIDELNIHWATLLAMKRAVEGLAIKPARVVVDGLHKPKIDIPCEAIVQGDLLIAEISAASILAKVSRDEEMEQLDSLYPGYGFAVHKGYSTEMHRRLLLELGPSPIHRKSFAPVTQLLAEQASG; from the coding sequence ATGGAAAATTATAGTGCGGGTGTCGATGAGGTTGGACGAGGACCCCTGGCTGGTCCTGTCGTAACCGCTGCGGTGATTTTGAAACGGCCGCTGGAGGGATTGACTGATTCAAAAAAATTGACGCCTAAAAAAAGAAAAACATTGGCAGAACAAATCAAGGAAGCAGCGGTTTGCTTTGCCTACGGGAGAGCCGAAGTCAGTGAAATTGACGAACTTAATATCCATTGGGCAACGTTGCTGGCCATGAAGCGGGCAGTGGAAGGGTTGGCTATTAAGCCGGCCAGAGTAGTGGTGGATGGCCTGCACAAACCCAAAATTGACATTCCCTGTGAAGCCATTGTCCAGGGGGATTTGTTGATTGCGGAAATCAGCGCGGCATCGATTCTGGCAAAAGTCTCACGTGATGAGGAAATGGAACAACTGGACAGCCTCTACCCGGGGTATGGCTTTGCTGTCCACAAAGGGTACTCCACGGAGATGCATCGCCGTTTATTGCTTGAATTGGGCCCCTCGCCCATTCACCGCAAATCCTTCGCACCCGTGACGCAATTATTAGCTGAACAGGCGTCAGGATAA
- a CDS encoding EAL domain-containing protein: MSNHLKEPLDFKVLFESTPDLYLVLNNALHIIAASDAYLKATLVTREQILGRYIFDVFPDNPNEPSPTGVNNLRASLQRVLQTKSPDTMAVQKYDIRIPEAEGDAFEERYWSPMNVPVVNQDNELLYIIHRVKDVTEFIHLQQAGTEQNKLTEELRSRTERMQMEIFLRAQEIQEANKQLRAAIKELEQKKTQQEVLYRQLKELNQLKTQFFANMSHELRTPLSLILGPLEKMKKDPSLPLSMHKPMEIISNNAHILLKHVNDLLNIAKLDAGKMVLNYQEINLAKLVRVIAENFNSLAEDKGIHFNVQSPPILIAEIDAEKVQHILLNLLSNAFKFVPAHGLIVCKVTHDDHKAIISVCDNGPGIPKELYEVIFERFSQVEGGETRKHGGTGLGLAIVKDFVELQKGKVFVKESKAGGAEFIVELPLSAPAGVSVGRASLDSYDPALDEMSKSTVLSLKPVAKPTETAEVQINMTEKPTVLVVEDNIDMNRFIAEVLSTDFHVIPATDGLEGFNKAVAHKPDLILSDAMMPRMSGEELIENLRQRIDLADTPVILLTAKNDEEFRLKLLRSGVQDYITKPFAAEELKARINNLINLRMARNKLEQKNIELEQIAYYDPLTGLANRQQLLSSMKDWLSNTAGQTKLAVLFLDLDRFKLINDALGHKIGDMLLQIIAKRISNVIQAGDIATRLGGDEFIIMLKRVTDSVGATKVAKRILRKLNEPVTIEEHKLFVTGSIGISIWPDDGTDEQALIKHADIAMYCAKKAGRNNYQFFNYDMVHRLQDKLDIENLLREALEQDKLILHYQPQYDLRTGRMVSIEALLRLPSHDGGILYPNQFLPVAEETGLIKPVGERAFELACMEYRQFLHSIKKYNHPIKLAVNFSSQQLEEYDFIQTVQNIIQKTQVAAKQLEFEITENSLIRSMENSERIILQLKEMGVSITLDDFGVGFSSLNYLRQLPLDTLKLDPTLIKNVPGDKVDSDIVSSIINLSHAIGLSVVAECVEAEHQIQFLNQHQCDKVQGFYFSKPVAIGAVIKLLEDKSPWTVNQTISK; this comes from the coding sequence ATGTCAAATCATTTGAAAGAACCGCTTGATTTTAAAGTCTTGTTTGAATCCACCCCCGACTTATATCTGGTTCTGAACAATGCGCTTCATATTATTGCCGCAAGCGATGCCTATCTGAAAGCCACGCTGGTGACCCGAGAGCAAATCCTTGGCCGCTATATCTTTGATGTATTCCCGGATAATCCCAATGAGCCCAGCCCCACCGGCGTCAATAACCTTCGCGCTTCGTTGCAACGGGTTCTACAAACCAAATCCCCAGACACCATGGCGGTACAAAAATACGATATCCGGATACCCGAGGCAGAGGGGGACGCGTTTGAAGAACGGTACTGGAGTCCAATGAATGTGCCGGTAGTCAATCAAGACAATGAACTGCTCTACATCATCCATCGCGTCAAGGATGTTACCGAATTTATCCACCTGCAACAGGCAGGAACCGAGCAAAATAAACTGACCGAGGAACTGCGTAGCCGTACGGAACGCATGCAGATGGAAATTTTTTTAAGAGCCCAGGAAATTCAGGAAGCCAATAAGCAATTACGAGCAGCGATCAAAGAACTCGAACAAAAGAAAACCCAGCAGGAGGTGTTGTACAGGCAGCTTAAAGAATTAAATCAGTTAAAAACGCAGTTTTTCGCTAACATGAGTCATGAACTGCGTACCCCGCTGTCGCTGATATTGGGACCCCTTGAGAAAATGAAAAAGGACCCCTCCCTGCCCTTGTCCATGCACAAACCCATGGAAATCATCAGCAACAATGCGCATATCCTGTTAAAACACGTGAATGATTTGCTCAATATTGCCAAACTGGACGCCGGAAAAATGGTGCTTAATTATCAGGAAATCAATCTGGCCAAACTGGTGCGCGTCATTGCCGAGAATTTTAACAGCCTCGCAGAAGACAAAGGCATTCATTTTAACGTCCAAAGCCCGCCTATTCTGATTGCTGAAATTGATGCGGAAAAAGTGCAGCATATCCTCCTTAATCTTTTATCCAATGCGTTTAAATTTGTGCCTGCTCATGGCTTGATTGTCTGCAAGGTAACCCACGATGATCACAAAGCCATCATCAGCGTGTGCGATAACGGCCCGGGCATTCCCAAGGAACTCTATGAAGTCATTTTTGAGCGCTTCAGCCAGGTCGAAGGCGGCGAGACACGCAAACACGGCGGTACCGGCTTAGGTCTCGCCATTGTCAAAGATTTTGTTGAACTGCAGAAAGGAAAGGTGTTTGTCAAAGAATCCAAAGCGGGTGGGGCGGAATTCATTGTGGAATTGCCCTTAAGCGCACCTGCAGGCGTATCGGTTGGCCGCGCGTCCTTAGACAGCTACGATCCCGCATTGGATGAGATGAGTAAATCCACCGTGTTGTCATTGAAACCCGTGGCTAAACCCACAGAAACAGCCGAAGTCCAAATCAATATGACAGAAAAACCGACGGTGCTTGTCGTTGAAGACAATATTGACATGAATCGTTTCATTGCGGAGGTATTATCCACTGATTTTCACGTGATCCCCGCCACGGATGGGCTGGAAGGGTTTAATAAAGCCGTAGCCCACAAGCCGGATTTGATTTTATCCGATGCCATGATGCCTCGGATGAGCGGTGAAGAATTAATTGAAAACCTTCGCCAGAGGATCGACTTGGCTGATACGCCTGTGATTCTTCTCACGGCTAAAAACGATGAAGAATTCCGCTTGAAATTACTGCGCAGCGGCGTTCAGGATTACATTACCAAACCCTTTGCCGCCGAGGAACTCAAGGCCCGAATTAATAACTTGATTAATCTTCGCATGGCCAGAAACAAATTAGAGCAAAAAAACATCGAGCTTGAGCAAATCGCCTACTATGATCCATTAACCGGTCTCGCCAATCGCCAGCAATTATTGTCGAGCATGAAGGACTGGCTCAGCAATACCGCCGGACAAACCAAGCTGGCCGTGTTATTCCTCGATTTGGATCGCTTCAAATTAATCAATGATGCCTTGGGGCATAAAATTGGCGACATGCTTTTACAAATCATTGCCAAACGCATCAGCAATGTCATTCAGGCCGGTGATATTGCCACGCGATTGGGCGGGGATGAATTCATTATCATGTTAAAACGGGTTACTGACAGTGTGGGGGCCACCAAAGTCGCCAAACGGATTTTAAGAAAACTCAATGAACCCGTGACGATTGAAGAACACAAATTGTTTGTCACGGGAAGTATCGGCATCAGTATCTGGCCGGATGACGGCACCGATGAGCAGGCTTTAATCAAGCATGCTGACATTGCCATGTATTGTGCCAAAAAAGCGGGACGCAACAACTACCAGTTTTTTAATTATGACATGGTGCATCGTCTGCAGGATAAGCTGGACATTGAAAATCTATTACGCGAAGCACTGGAGCAGGACAAATTGATTCTGCACTACCAACCGCAATACGATTTACGCACCGGACGCATGGTCAGCATCGAAGCATTGTTGCGCCTGCCGTCCCATGACGGCGGGATACTCTACCCTAATCAATTCCTGCCTGTCGCCGAAGAAACCGGGCTTATCAAACCCGTTGGCGAGAGGGCATTTGAACTCGCCTGCATGGAATACAGACAATTCCTGCACAGCATTAAAAAATACAACCACCCCATCAAGCTAGCCGTGAATTTTTCATCTCAGCAGTTGGAAGAATATGATTTTATTCAGACGGTGCAAAACATCATTCAAAAAACCCAGGTAGCCGCCAAACAGCTTGAGTTTGAAATCACCGAAAATTCACTTATCCGCAGCATGGAAAACAGTGAGCGAATTATTCTGCAGCTTAAAGAAATGGGCGTATCGATCACACTGGATGATTTTGGAGTAGGCTTTTCATCATTGAATTACCTGCGGCAACTGCCTCTGGATACCCTGAAACTCGACCCGACTCTGATTAAGAACGTCCCAGGAGACAAGGTGGACTCCGACATCGTCAGCTCCATCATTAACCTGTCTCATGCCATTGGTCTGTCCGTTGTGGCCGAATGTGTTGAAGCCGAACATCAAATTCAGTTTTTAAATCAACATCAATGCGACAAGGTTCAGGGTTTTTATTTTTCAAAGCCGGTGGCTATAGGAGCAGTCATCAAACTTCTGGAAGATAAATCCCCCTGGACAGTGAATCAAACCATCTCAAAATAG
- the rodA gene encoding rod shape-determining protein RodA: protein MNQRQARPVYRFTSKAIHVDLPLLGLLLGVIAFGMLILYSASNQNLGMVLRQLMRLSFAIGIMMVFAMVPPHKYKIWTPWIYGVGLALLLAVMVIGKIGKGAQRWLDLGVFRFQPSEIMKLAVPMMAAWFFDRKPIPIDTKNLVIAAVIIFVPALLIAKQPDLGTAIMVVFAGLSVIFMAGISFRILLVLLVLAGLSAPLLWHVMHDYQRQRIYTLLNPEQDPLGSGYHIIQSKIAIGSGGAFGKGWLAGSQSHLNFLPEHATDFIFAVSGEEFGFVGSMLLILLFILVSLRGLYIARQAQTSFTRLLAASLAMTFFLSAFVNIGMVTGILPVVGIPLPLVSYGGTAMVTFLASFGILMSISSHRILFTALS, encoded by the coding sequence ATGAATCAACGACAAGCCCGCCCCGTCTATCGCTTTACCAGTAAGGCCATCCATGTTGATTTGCCCTTGCTGGGTTTACTGTTGGGGGTCATCGCCTTTGGCATGCTGATTCTTTACAGCGCCTCCAATCAGAACCTGGGGATGGTGTTAAGGCAGCTGATGCGCCTCTCCTTTGCCATCGGGATTATGATGGTTTTTGCCATGGTTCCTCCCCATAAATATAAAATCTGGACACCCTGGATTTACGGAGTGGGTCTGGCCCTGCTGCTGGCGGTTATGGTGATTGGTAAAATCGGCAAAGGCGCGCAACGGTGGCTGGATTTGGGCGTCTTTCGCTTTCAACCCTCTGAAATCATGAAACTGGCGGTGCCGATGATGGCTGCCTGGTTTTTTGACCGCAAGCCCATCCCCATCGACACTAAAAACCTGGTGATTGCCGCGGTTATTATTTTTGTTCCCGCGCTGTTAATTGCCAAACAACCCGACTTGGGGACTGCCATTATGGTCGTCTTCGCGGGTTTGAGCGTTATCTTTATGGCCGGCATCAGCTTCCGTATCCTGCTGGTACTCCTGGTTTTAGCCGGATTATCAGCTCCCCTGCTGTGGCATGTGATGCATGATTACCAACGCCAGCGTATTTACACCCTGTTAAATCCCGAGCAGGATCCGCTTGGCTCAGGTTATCATATCATTCAATCGAAAATCGCCATTGGTTCGGGCGGTGCGTTTGGCAAGGGATGGTTGGCCGGGAGTCAGTCGCACCTCAATTTTTTACCGGAGCATGCCACCGATTTTATTTTTGCCGTGAGCGGTGAAGAGTTTGGTTTTGTCGGGAGCATGCTGTTAATCCTGTTGTTTATTCTAGTGTCTTTGCGCGGCCTGTACATTGCCCGTCAGGCCCAGACCAGCTTTACCCGGCTATTGGCCGCCAGTCTGGCCATGACGTTCTTTTTATCGGCCTTCGTCAACATTGGTATGGTCACCGGTATACTGCCCGTGGTAGGCATTCCCTTGCCTCTGGTCAGCTATGGCGGAACGGCCATGGTGACTTTTCTGGCCAGCTTCGGTATTTTGATGTCCATCAGTTCGCACCGTATCCTGTTCACTGCCTTATCCTGA
- the lpxB gene encoding lipid-A-disaccharide synthase, with protein sequence MNNPQPKKVVIVAGEESGDAHAATLASKLLAWDPTLELSGIGGRHMQQAGVNVISDLASFGVTGITEVVRHFMVIKKAWKLIKNHLQTVQPDLLILIDYPGFNLRLARFAKRVLGLRIVYYISPQIWAWKANRIHTIRECVDHMAVILPFEKSLYQQENVTVSFVGHPLVNKIPLYDNLASVRMSLNLPLDKRLIALLPGSRRNEIDRHMPVLLKTAEQLCRQFSNVHFVIPIAATIDASLIRSYFTHSQVPVSFIEGQAIDAAACSDCVVVASGTASLECALLAKPMCIIYKASLLTYIAATKLIKVKYLGLCNLLKNQMIVPELLQYDCNPTQLARLIDDLLHDHDMAGAMVHRLQVLKRELSSEQADLSIDELIKEELSI encoded by the coding sequence ATGAATAATCCACAGCCTAAAAAGGTTGTCATTGTTGCCGGCGAGGAGTCAGGGGATGCCCATGCCGCGACCCTTGCCTCCAAGCTTCTTGCCTGGGATCCCACGCTTGAATTGAGCGGCATAGGCGGCCGCCACATGCAGCAGGCCGGGGTCAATGTGATTAGCGATTTAGCCAGTTTCGGCGTCACCGGCATTACGGAAGTGGTACGCCATTTCATGGTTATCAAAAAGGCGTGGAAATTAATCAAAAACCACCTGCAAACGGTTCAGCCCGATTTGCTTATTCTCATTGATTACCCCGGGTTTAATTTGCGCCTGGCCCGCTTTGCCAAGCGGGTGTTGGGCTTACGCATTGTTTATTACATCAGTCCGCAAATCTGGGCCTGGAAGGCCAATCGCATCCACACTATCCGGGAATGCGTTGACCACATGGCGGTCATCTTGCCCTTTGAAAAGAGCCTTTATCAACAGGAAAATGTAACCGTCTCGTTTGTCGGCCACCCGCTGGTCAATAAAATACCTCTCTACGACAACCTGGCATCGGTCAGAATGTCCTTGAATTTACCACTTGATAAGCGTCTGATTGCGTTACTTCCAGGCAGCCGCCGCAATGAAATCGACCGGCACATGCCCGTGCTTTTAAAGACCGCTGAGCAGCTTTGTAGACAGTTTAGTAATGTTCATTTCGTCATCCCGATCGCGGCCACCATCGATGCATCCTTGATTCGTTCGTATTTTACCCATAGCCAGGTACCTGTCTCCTTTATTGAAGGCCAGGCAATTGATGCAGCAGCCTGCAGTGATTGTGTGGTCGTGGCGTCCGGCACCGCTTCTCTGGAATGCGCTTTGTTGGCTAAACCCATGTGCATCATCTACAAAGCGTCCTTGTTAACCTACATCGCGGCCACCAAATTGATAAAGGTAAAATACTTAGGGCTGTGTAATCTGTTAAAAAATCAAATGATCGTACCTGAATTATTGCAATATGATTGCAATCCAACCCAGCTTGCGCGCCTCATTGACGACTTATTGCATGATCATGACATGGCTGGGGCCATGGTGCACCGTCTTCAGGTTTTAAAGCGCGAGTTATCCAGTGAGCAGGCAGACTTATCCATTGATGAGTTGATTAAAGAAGAATTGTCGATTTAA
- a CDS encoding glycosyl hydrolase family 18 protein has translation MNPFKKLLVTAISVLPVYAHADLTLYTTSWSMYGQNPYEYDGAYKNNQPYGQLKYVSNPDMVAQFNKADVVVWSFMQVWNSNDPEQAKYAIPKRWDGLMHFDDLWAELPLEGSWISNLPPETKAFLTFCKANEGACSAVQTNGNTGAKELFNYTDQKGVGQLNSFGAFINSNKFTAKRIIAIGGANTPENKAVSTATYDAIFANQDKFLNQLSAWMTNFKNLKGVDYDFEPPIDLQTGGQLPPDSRTLSDYKKLFNLIKASRSKLGKDAYISVTITVNKDYLTAIDQSVEGGWFKTIAPYVNSVNLMTYDLHGPWGHDSDPYTALHAYLIQPQSQHKDEFAINYGTDEITRQVLSFGMPKDKLQVGIAAYGRGYAGVEAGENVSQPGFEQPWTGASHFPAAYSNQDGMVPYNSIDKLIKDFGYQTYSVNAEDEEGNSVVAGAYLYSDKAKQFVGYQSPETVKALCTFVKKTQLKGAIMWSADTDLSVFNPNSLVAVYKQNCQ, from the coding sequence ATGAATCCATTTAAAAAGTTGTTAGTGACTGCGATCAGTGTGCTTCCTGTCTATGCGCATGCTGATTTAACCCTGTATACCACCAGTTGGTCCATGTATGGGCAGAACCCCTATGAGTACGATGGTGCCTACAAAAACAATCAGCCTTATGGGCAACTGAAATACGTCAGTAACCCGGACATGGTAGCTCAATTCAACAAAGCCGATGTGGTTGTCTGGAGTTTTATGCAGGTGTGGAATTCCAATGATCCTGAGCAGGCCAAATACGCTATTCCAAAACGCTGGGATGGCTTGATGCACTTTGACGACTTGTGGGCTGAGTTGCCGCTCGAAGGCTCCTGGATAAGCAATCTTCCTCCGGAAACCAAAGCGTTCCTCACCTTCTGTAAAGCGAATGAAGGCGCCTGTTCCGCGGTCCAGACCAATGGCAATACGGGCGCAAAAGAGTTGTTTAATTACACCGACCAAAAAGGGGTAGGGCAACTTAACAGTTTTGGCGCTTTTATCAATTCCAATAAATTCACGGCCAAACGCATCATTGCCATCGGCGGGGCCAATACGCCCGAGAACAAAGCCGTCAGCACCGCGACTTATGACGCTATTTTTGCCAACCAGGATAAATTTTTAAATCAATTAAGCGCCTGGATGACGAATTTTAAAAACTTAAAAGGCGTCGACTACGATTTTGAGCCACCCATTGACTTACAGACGGGCGGTCAGCTGCCACCGGATTCACGCACATTAAGCGATTACAAAAAACTGTTTAACCTCATTAAAGCCAGCCGAAGTAAATTAGGCAAGGACGCGTACATCTCAGTCACGATCACCGTCAATAAAGACTACTTAACCGCCATCGATCAATCGGTGGAGGGTGGATGGTTTAAAACGATAGCGCCTTACGTCAACAGCGTAAATTTAATGACGTATGATTTGCATGGCCCCTGGGGGCATGACAGCGACCCCTACACCGCCTTGCATGCGTACCTCATACAGCCGCAAAGCCAGCACAAGGATGAATTTGCCATCAATTACGGGACGGATGAAATCACACGTCAGGTCCTGTCGTTTGGTATGCCGAAAGACAAACTCCAGGTTGGTATCGCTGCCTATGGGCGAGGCTATGCCGGGGTTGAAGCAGGTGAGAATGTCAGTCAGCCAGGATTTGAACAACCCTGGACAGGGGCAAGTCATTTTCCCGCAGCCTACAGCAATCAGGATGGCATGGTACCGTATAACAGCATTGATAAACTCATTAAGGACTTCGGTTATCAAACGTATTCAGTCAATGCAGAAGACGAGGAAGGCAATTCGGTGGTGGCTGGCGCCTACCTTTACAGTGACAAGGCAAAACAATTCGTCGGGTATCAGTCGCCTGAGACCGTCAAGGCCTTGTGTACATTCGTCAAGAAAACGCAACTGAAGGGAGCCATTATGTGGAGTGCGGACACCGATTTATCCGTCTTTAACCCCAATAGTCTCGTGGCTGTATACAAACAGAATTGTCAATAA